The Oncorhynchus kisutch isolate 150728-3 linkage group LG10, Okis_V2, whole genome shotgun sequence region acggcaagtggtaaaggtgcaccaagtctggaaccaacatgaccctgaacagattctacccccaagccataagactgcttaatagttagttaaatagttcacCAAATGGCAACCCAGATTATCTGcattgactcatcacatacactgctgctactgtttactatcAGTCGTTTTTtcccctagttatatgtacatatttacctcaattacctagtACCACTTGTATAGACTCGGTACTCATACCTCTTGTatttagccaagttatcgttactcattgtgtatctattaaTACTTTCATTATTACTTGTTTTACTTTTCTGTTATTTCTCTCGTTTCTTTCtccctgcattgttgggaagggctgtaaggaagcatttcactgttagtccacacctttTGTCTACAAAacatgtgacgaataaaattgtattttatttttaccttgtTTTTTCAACCCCTTCCAGTTGGTGGCGGCAATACACCTTTTTTGGGGATGTAGTTCGCCATGAAACGCACAAGAACAAGAAGCGGAAGAAGACGTCGTCACAGTAAAAACAATGGTTTGTCATACACATCTTTGATATTGTCGTCTTTCTAGAGTTTCCTCCCTCATTGTACTAGTATTTGTGCTGTTGCCCAAGGTTTGGGATTTCCGACACTAGCTGAATAGTCCCAAATAGAAAAGTAAGAATCCAAGCAAATTAGAGAATTGATTTGGTCTAGTGATATTTGTTGTTTCATTGTCTTGTCTCTAGCGAATTGTTTGCTCTTTATAACTTAATTCACGGCGCATTTATAGTAAATCGTCAGCTTGAGCTCTGCATTTTCACAACATTTTTCTCTTTTGATTTATAGACGTGATGAGAGCTAATGGAAAATGAGAACAATCGCCTCGTTGTGGCCACCAGCCCTGGCCGAAGTTTGGTTTTCTTTGACTTGGAGACAACAGGACTTGGTCAGTCACTCGATATTCTTGCTACATTACTGCAGTTTGTCGTGTTGTTGATACATTGTGGCAGTTTGGTTGGGGTCTCTACTTTTGCAACAGTGTATGAAGAACGAACGTTGGCGCGATGTTTATACACTTTCAATCAAAGACAACGTTTACGTTTTTTCATAATCATTCAATATAATCATGTAGGGCAGGTGATATTAATTTCCCATAGTAGTGTGATCAGTCTGTCTTGGTTCTGGGGACCAACAACAGACCTGCCAACATGCACGCATTTTGCGTACCAACTACGCAGTTCTCTGTCCATGTACGCAGGTACGGGACCCGAGTATTTtctctatatatttttttgtacattttacTGAATAAATACACGGAGTAAATCTAACATCCCGATTCTCGAgctgcaacacacagacatgtgcgTAGTTTTTGTCAACGGACATGGATATTAATATATAATTATTCGACGTAGCTACCCAGTGTCTGCCCCTCGTTGTTATTGCAGCCAGTCAGTAAAGCTATGTCAGACGACGAGAGTGAGGAAACCGGCAGAGCAGTAACTCCGAACCCCCCAAAAAGCAGAATACACGCCCCTCAGAAGTTCCTTCCTCGATACCAGAAGTGGTCATGCTTGACGCAATCTAAGCTATCATATCATGCATTTTATACTTTGTGCAAGTATGATGACATCAGTCATCAAGGAAGCTCAGGTAAGTGCTTACAAATAAGGATGCTAAATGATTTGATCCTAAGAAATATTGGATAATATTACTATTGCCCATATTACTTAGTGATTTGAATAAATGGATCATGTCAAATGAATACAGCCATGGCCATGTTATTTCCCCACTCAATTTATTGTACAATGTGGTTCCTCTTTCAGTTTTAGATTGTAGACATCATGTGGATGGGAAAAGGCATCAGAAGCTACTGGCAGCTACAGCATCAACCCCAGCTATAGCAACCTTTTCCCACCAAGCCAgtgatttaatttatttaatttttatttaacctttatttaactaggcaagccagttaagaacaaattcttatttacaatgatggcctaggaacagtgggttaactgccttgttaaggggcagaacaacagatttttaccttgtcagcaaaGGTATTCGATCTAGCAACCGTTCGGTCACtggcccagcactctaaccactaggctacccgccccATCGAATcctcaagctgacaaggtaaaaatctgtcgttctgcctagttaaataaaataaaaatctgggCTGAAACTCTCTTTACGGCATATATTGTTGCACACAACCTGCTGTTGTGTGGCAGACCATGCAGGCCCACGTTTTCAGAAGATGTTTCCCAACAGTGACATCACAAAGCAGAATGGCTGTGCCAGGACGAAGACTGCAAACATCAAAACACTGGCCCTTGATAATGAGCAAGGATTCACAGAGGCAATGAAGAGGTGTCCTTTCAGCCTGGCTACCGATGGCAGTACCAACATGGAGCATGTCAAAATGTAACCGATTGTATTACGGCTCTTCGATGCAAGTATGGGCAAGGAAGTGGTGTTATGTGAAGCGAGAGAGAGTCTACAGGAAGAGCTGTAATTGACACTGAAATGAAGAAGAGGAGCATTCCGTGGTGCAATTGTGAGTTTTTTTTGTGGATAATGCTGCTGTCGTACAAGGTCTGGGAAAAGGGGTGGCATAATTTGTGAAGACCTGAAATGAGAATGTGTACTTGGTTTGTTGTGCCTGCCATTTGCTACACATAGCTGCAGAGAGGGCGTCGAGGCAACTCAGTGTTAATACTGAAGACTTTCTCTTAACCATCTTTTACTATCTCGACAAGAGTAGCAAGAGGAAGGCTTCTCTGTTTGACACTGATGTCAGGAAGATTTTGAAGCTGGTATCTACAAGATGGTTGTCCCTTGGCCAGTGTATCAACTGCCTTCTGCAGCAATGGGATCCTCTGTTCTTTGCCGATGAGGTATCGGAGAAAGACCACTGTGCCCCCGAGCTTCACCACAACAGCCACATCCTCGTCCTCACTTGAGCCCTCTGCTAGGCAGCCCAAGAgtttttcctcctcctccaccaccacattGCCAATGCCACGGCTCAAGCCCCCAGCTGACTCTACTCCACCGGGCTCCCCCGAGCCCCCACCTGGCTTCCCCGAGCCCCCACCGGGCTCCCTCGAGCCCAAATCCCTCACCTGGCTCCCCCGAGCCCTCACCTGGCTCCCCCGAGCCCGGATCCCTCACCTGGCTCCCCCGAGCCCTCACCTGACTCCCCCGAGCCCGGATCCCTCACCTGACTCCCCCGAGCCCTCACCTGACTCCCCCGAGCCCTCACCTGACTCCCCCGAGCCCTCACCTGACTCCCCCGAGCCCTCACCTGACTCCCCCGAGCCCGGATCCCTCACCTGGCTCCCCCGAGCCCTCACCTGGCTCCCCCGAGCCCTCACCTGACTCCCCTGAGTCCTCACCGGGctcctctggaagcaaagtcatgCCATCCTCCATCAAATGTGGACCTACTGACAAAACCTTCGACCTGACTCTCAGTATCTGTTCAAGCAAAGGGATATTGGGGTCAAAGTGGCAAAACAAAAGGCAGAGAAGAATGAAAAAGGACCAAAAGATCTTACAAATCCTGAGAAAGTCCTAAACTCTCTCAGATCCGGTATCAAAAATCTATGCATACTTTACTTTTTTTACAGAGAGCCATATCAATTTTTTTATGTTGGAAATCTGATTCTGCAACGAGAGGAGCAGTGTGTTCAAATTTTACTGTCAATTTTAGAGATGCAACTGCAGAAACTAATGTTGTCCTTCTACAAGCCAGACACTGTCACTACCCTTATGATGGCAGAAACGAGTAGTGGTGTCAAGCCTACACACTACCTGGAGAGACAAAACCAGCTTCCTGACGAGCTGTCCATTGGCCAGGACACCCGCACCTACATAGGAAGCCTTCTAGGCAGATGTCAGAAACATATTTTCTTCTGCGGTAGACTACATGTTGCTGAAATGTCCACTTGGAGATGTGCTCCTCCAGCATGCAGTGGTCGCTGACATTGCCAAGAGGCAGACTGCCAAGTTCTCAACCTTTTCATGGCACGCTTTCCCTGCATTATTCCTGAGGGAGCCTCTGTTGATCTGGTGGAAGATGAGTTTAGACTCTATCAGGCAACAACCTTTGAGCACGGATCAGGCCTGGAGAGAAATCGGCACAATGAGAAGGGGGGGCCAGCCTGGTCTACTCCCACCTTTCGGCTGTGATGCGGGGGATATTGGTCATATTCCACAGCAATTCAGACTGTGAAGAAGGTTTCAATGATTGCCAGAGGAACTGTTTGTCATAGAGAAGTCTACCCTGATGCTATGCTGCGTAAGGCTAAATCTGCTAGCTAACAGGCAAATCTGTCTAGGAAATGAAAGATTTGTTCTCACCCACTGTTTCCTGTCGTAGCCTTTTCCTTTTTATTATGGATAGCATGGCTGATTTGATACTGATGCTCTGCTCTGCTCAAACATTTGTTCTTATCATATCAGAGTTTTAAAATAAATATCGTGGCTCAGACATTTTGTACCTAAACAAATAACTTGTTATTATTTGTTTTAATAAAATGAAAAAAACTCCAAGAATAAAGGCCCTTTGTGTGTTCTTTCCAATTACATCATGTTAGTGATGTTTTACCGTATGTGTAAATAGAATGCTGTCAAGGTATTCCAACCTTGTATAGACTTGATTTGGTACAATTCTATAATTGCAATCAGACTCACAAACAGCGTGTGTGGGGGGGCGGGAGAACCCCTATTTGGCACGTGCTATGCCTGCGAGTTGAATCTCCAATTTGCCGTGCATCTGGTACTCTAAAAACTTTTGTCTCAGGCAGCCCAGAACTAACACAGATAGAATCAAAGAATATCACAGATATGAATTCACCTTGAATCATGTGTGTAGATCTGTAGTGGAAGAAAACCCTTCAACCCCTGTGGGTCTCCAGGACCGGGACTGAAAATCTCTAACCTAATGTTATGTGAACGTCTCAATCATTTCTATACGGGCTATCGTGGTCTTGAAAACTGATTGAGTGTTTGTAATGCTTGTCATTCCAACAGGTCAGAGCTGTGAAATCGTTCAGCTGGCTGCAGTAAGTGGGGGTCACTCCCTGAACCTCTACACTGTCCCTCGACGTCGGATGCAGCGTGGAGCCGCCAAGGTCACAGGCTTCAGAGTCTGGAGGCACAGGCTCTACCACCATCGCTGCCCTGTCCTGACCAACTCCCTCAAAGAAGTCCTAGTCTCCTTCATAGCCTTCTTGCGCATGCTTGACCGCCCAATTGTCATTGGTCACAATATCCGTCGCTTCGACTGCCCTGTGCTAGCTAGAGGGCTTGATGAGTTTGACCTTAAAGCGGAGTTCCAGTTCGCAGTTTCTGGTTGCTTGGACACGCTCCCATTGGCGCGAGAGATTCTGAAGGGACGCGGACTCCAGAGTTTTCGTCAGGAAAACCTTGTTCGGATAGTGGTTGGCATCTCCTACGAGGCACATGATGCCTTGGAGGATCTGCGGGCACTGCAGAGGCTCTATGGTGCCCTCAGGCCCACGCCACAGCAGGTCCTCAGGCAGAGCTTCACCCTGGACACCATGGCAGAGCCAGCACCCAAGCAGCCCCCTGCAGCCAAGGCCAAGGGGTCCTGTAGGGCAACAGGTCAGTGGCCCCTGTGGAAGaacttcaaacaggaagtgaagGTCACAGAGGGACCCAAAGGGGGCACCACAGGCCAGGGTGATGCAACTCTTATAATGGATAATGGTTGTAAATGAAACTAAATGGGCATTTTCACATGTTGTGGAGATAATAAATTAGACGCTCAGTTAAATAATTTAAGGTTCTGACTTTGTGATGGATTGTAATGTGTTtgtgtaattgtttttaaatTCAATATGTTTTCAGAAAATAAAACTTATTTTGTTTTTGTAACACTTCAACCTGTTAGGGGAATTCAACCAGAGATGGGTTAGAACAGTTACCTGCTACCCTCCcaggggaattgttagatatctCTGTATAAATGCTATGGCTATCAAATGTCTTAGAATAGGGAGTGCTGATTTTATGATCAGGTTTGCCTTCTTAAATCCCTATGAATAATATTACATGGAgatgggacctgatcctagatcagcaccacTACTCTGAGATGCTCTCCTTTCCAAATTCTACTTTACCAATAATGTTATGGGTTTGTTACATTTGTTGAGGAATAAAAGTACATTCAAAAGGTGTGTAGTAGGCTAGAAATGTATCTTTTTTTGAGAAAAGGGGATTGGTAAAATGAGAACCTGTGAACTTCTGGAACCTAATCCCACTGTTCACTGTGGCAGTAGGGGGAAGTGCACCACCCTTGTTATTTCACATATTTAAAGAGacactaacgtactcacacaggagagacccatatcactgctcccagtgtgggaatAATTACACACCCTCTAGTGTCTTAAAGACACACTAACATACTCACACAGGAGGGAAGCCATAttactgctcccagtgtgggaagagttacaCGCCCTCTGGTGTCTTAAAGAGACACTAACatactcacacaggagagaccCATATCACTGGTCCCAGTGGGAATAATTACACGCCCTCTGGTGCCTTAAAGAAACACCAGctcactcacacaggagagaagccatatCACTGCTCCAAGTGTGGGAAGAGTTACACGCCCTCTAGTGTCTTAAAGAGacactaacgtactcacacaggagagaagccgtatcactgctcccagtgtgggaagaATTTCAGCGTCCAGCATAATTTTAAAAGTCACCAGTTCACTCATACAGGAGAAAAAATGTACATTTGATCTActatttattaggatcctcaaTAAGCTGCTGCTGAGACagtggctactcttcctggggtccaaacaggaaacaCAAATAAAATACATCAATATATACAAAGCACTACATTTACAAttgaatcatttagcagatgctcccatccagagagacttgcagctagtgcattcatcttaagatagccatgcgagacaaccacatatcacagtcgtatCCGAACCTTGTATCACATACATAATCCAATGCAAAATacataatgtctgtgtgtgtctcttcacagtccctgtaATGCCGTATGGTGTTCCTCTATCCGTTTTTTATCTGGTTttattgctagcttgagttacctgggtgACAGagtcatgtagtcatggctata contains the following coding sequences:
- the LOC109897700 gene encoding uncharacterized protein LOC109897700 isoform X2; translated protein: MENENNRLVVATSPGRSLVFFDLETTGLGQSCEIVQLAAVSGGHSLNLYTVPRRRMQRGAAKVTGFRVWRHRLYHHRCPVLTNSLKEVLVSFIAFLRMLDRPIVIGHNIRRFDCPVLARGLDEFDLKAEFQFAVSGCLDTLPLAREILKGRGLQSFRQENLVRIVVGISYEAHDALEDLRALQRLYGALRPTPQQVLRQSFTLDTMAEPAPKQPPAAKAKGSCRATGQWPLWKNFKQEVKVTEGPKGGTTGQGDATLIMDNGCK
- the LOC109897700 gene encoding uncharacterized protein LOC109897700 isoform X1 — translated: MSDDESEETGRAVTPNPPKSRIHAPQKFLPRYQKWSCLTQSKLSYHAFYTLCKYDDISHQGSSGQSCEIVQLAAVSGGHSLNLYTVPRRRMQRGAAKVTGFRVWRHRLYHHRCPVLTNSLKEVLVSFIAFLRMLDRPIVIGHNIRRFDCPVLARGLDEFDLKAEFQFAVSGCLDTLPLAREILKGRGLQSFRQENLVRIVVGISYEAHDALEDLRALQRLYGALRPTPQQVLRQSFTLDTMAEPAPKQPPAAKAKGSCRATGQWPLWKNFKQEVKVTEGPKGGTTGQGDATLIMDNGCK